From the Flavimarina sp. Hel_I_48 genome, one window contains:
- a CDS encoding PepSY-like domain-containing protein yields the protein MKKLRLSAVALIVTATVSAQDLMTDQVPTTLNRSFQETYPNATDVEWEMEGGNYKVEFDVDKMDNEIWYSKDGNILKAEMEMTERDLPTAVKTTAKTKYPKYKIDEVEMTEENGQKTYEVELEKWFQKDKKVIIAEDGTFISERS from the coding sequence ATGAAAAAATTGAGATTATCCGCAGTGGCATTGATTGTTACTGCAACAGTAAGTGCACAGGATTTGATGACAGACCAGGTACCAACAACTTTAAACAGAAGTTTTCAGGAAACATATCCCAATGCTACCGATGTGGAGTGGGAAATGGAAGGAGGAAATTACAAGGTTGAATTTGACGTGGATAAAATGGACAATGAAATCTGGTATTCAAAGGATGGGAATATTTTAAAGGCCGAAATGGAAATGACAGAAAGGGATTTACCCACAGCTGTAAAAACTACCGCCAAAACGAAGTATCCAAAATACAAAATTGATGAAGTAGAAATGACCGAAGAAAACGGACAGAAAACCTATGAAGTAGAACTTGAGAAATGGTTCCAGAAAGACAAAAAGGTAATAATTGCCGAAGATGGAACATTCATAAGTGAACGGTCATAA
- a CDS encoding response regulator transcription factor encodes MKILIIEDVPEMLINMKNSLEREHYIVEAASDFKTAGDKISIYEYDCILLDIGLPDGNGLELLKKLKSEGKNEGVIIVSAKDSLDDRLAGLDLGADDYLPKPFHMAELHARVKAVLRRRNFAGGTVVEIGNLMINPENRTVKMADEEIILNRKEYDILMYLTTNKTRLVTKTALAEHVWGDHIDQTDSFDFIYSQIKNLRKKLKKSNINVEAVYGVGYKLDVV; translated from the coding sequence ATGAAAATACTTATCATAGAGGATGTCCCTGAAATGCTGATCAACATGAAGAATAGTTTGGAACGAGAACATTATATTGTGGAAGCGGCCTCAGATTTTAAAACTGCCGGTGACAAAATAAGTATTTACGAGTATGACTGCATTTTGCTGGATATTGGACTGCCAGATGGAAATGGCCTAGAACTCCTCAAAAAACTTAAAAGTGAGGGCAAGAATGAGGGCGTAATTATCGTTTCGGCCAAAGATTCATTAGATGACCGCCTGGCCGGACTGGACCTTGGTGCAGATGATTACTTGCCAAAGCCCTTCCATATGGCCGAGCTACATGCAAGGGTGAAAGCAGTTTTACGGCGCCGCAACTTTGCCGGCGGTACCGTGGTCGAAATTGGTAACTTAATGATTAACCCGGAAAACAGGACCGTTAAAATGGCAGATGAAGAAATTATACTCAATAGAAAAGAGTATGATATTTTAATGTACCTAACGACCAATAAAACGCGTCTGGTAACCAAGACAGCACTTGCAGAACATGTGTGGGGAGACCATATAGACCAAACCGATAGTTTTGATTTTATTTACTCTCAAATCAAAAATTTGCGTAAAAAACTAAAAAAATCAAACATAAACGTGGAAGCTGTATATGGCGTGGGGTATAAACTAGATGTGGTATAA
- a CDS encoding sensor histidine kinase — MAILLLPLITGWAVLFYFAMLDEIYDSLDDGLENQKFLMLQRIENDPTILKQNDSKFEKHVYNFTPISKAGYLDFKESYRDTLMYMLNERDYEPVRIFESAIAYGDDHYKLKIVTSMVEEDDLVEDMVLYLLCLYLLLVFSILFMNNLLLRKIWQPFYDLITQLRDFRIEKHTSLHIPNSNIEEFNLLNSTVDRLIRKSTDKYVAQKEFIENASHELQTPLAVSINKLELFLENNDLRENQLKDLSTIMDSLGKLTRLNKSLLLLSKIENRQFEKEEIIDLTKLTLDIAADFKDLAAHKKMKINVDSGTALEYTINVDLAIILLTNLIKNALVHGKRKEQIHVEIKSNFWEIRNFGALKELDRSSLFTRFKHTSNHKNSTGLGLSISMAIAQRYGVELTYTFQGMHTFRLQFPDSP; from the coding sequence GTGGCAATACTGCTCTTGCCCCTTATTACAGGCTGGGCGGTACTGTTTTATTTCGCAATGCTTGATGAAATTTACGATAGTTTGGATGACGGTCTGGAAAATCAGAAATTCCTAATGTTACAGCGTATTGAGAATGACCCCACCATACTCAAACAAAATGATTCAAAATTTGAAAAACACGTTTATAATTTTACGCCCATATCCAAAGCGGGCTATCTGGATTTTAAGGAGAGTTATCGCGATACCTTAATGTATATGCTCAATGAGAGAGATTACGAGCCGGTTCGCATATTCGAAAGTGCTATTGCATATGGTGATGATCACTACAAATTGAAAATTGTTACTTCCATGGTAGAAGAGGATGATCTGGTAGAGGATATGGTTCTGTATCTGCTTTGCCTATATCTACTATTAGTATTCAGTATCTTATTTATGAATAACTTATTGCTGCGAAAAATTTGGCAACCCTTTTATGACCTGATCACACAATTGAGGGATTTCCGCATCGAGAAGCATACATCCCTACACATCCCAAATTCTAATATAGAAGAATTTAATTTGCTCAACTCTACTGTAGATAGACTCATTAGAAAATCTACTGACAAATATGTGGCCCAAAAGGAATTTATTGAAAACGCATCCCATGAATTACAGACCCCGCTGGCCGTTAGCATCAACAAATTGGAACTTTTTCTAGAGAACAATGATTTGAGGGAAAACCAACTTAAAGATCTCTCAACCATCATGGACAGTTTGGGCAAGTTAACAAGGCTGAACAAATCACTTTTATTGCTTTCAAAAATAGAAAACAGGCAATTTGAAAAAGAAGAAATCATTGATCTTACAAAACTCACCCTGGATATTGCAGCGGATTTTAAGGATCTTGCTGCTCATAAAAAGATGAAGATAAACGTGGATTCAGGGACTGCTTTAGAATACACAATTAATGTGGACCTCGCTATAATTCTGCTAACAAACCTTATTAAAAATGCGTTGGTGCATGGAAAGAGAAAAGAACAGATCCATGTTGAAATAAAATCAAATTTTTGGGAAATAAGGAATTTCGGTGCACTTAAAGAACTTGATAGATCTTCCCTTTTTACCCGATTTAAACATACGAGCAATCATAAAAACTCTACAGGGCTTGGACTGTCCATTTCTATGGCCATTGCCCAGAGATATGGAGTAGAACTCACGTATACTTTTCAAGGCATGCATACCTTCAGGTTACAATTTCCCGATAGCCCTTGA
- a CDS encoding SdiA-regulated domain-containing protein → MKGIKIISITTLTAVVIITAFTFKGKGNKMPQETQNDYTIHNSWQLPEILNEVSGIVWLSEETMACVQDEDGVIFIYDLKDKKITNKIKFAGPGDYEGIAVRNNNVYVMRSDGTIFEVENFRTKKIKVKKIETRFTSKNNIETLTLDPKTNDLLIAPKDRDFEDGFKGIYRVSIDGHETDAQPFIKIYMNDAAFTSHQKKKIYKTFRPSEVAVHPKTGEYYLLEGKDPKLVILDADGAIKTVHKLDKDTFAQPEGITFDPDGTLYISNESGDNEATILQVSFK, encoded by the coding sequence ATGAAGGGTATTAAAATAATTTCCATCACGACGTTAACGGCTGTGGTGATTATAACCGCTTTTACATTTAAGGGTAAAGGCAACAAAATGCCCCAGGAAACCCAGAATGACTATACCATACATAATTCCTGGCAGCTCCCCGAAATTTTGAACGAGGTGAGCGGTATCGTCTGGCTTTCGGAGGAAACTATGGCATGTGTACAAGATGAAGATGGGGTGATATTTATATATGACCTAAAAGATAAAAAAATCACCAATAAAATAAAATTTGCAGGCCCTGGTGATTACGAAGGTATTGCAGTTCGCAATAACAATGTCTATGTTATGCGTAGCGACGGGACTATTTTTGAGGTCGAGAACTTCAGGACCAAAAAGATAAAGGTTAAAAAAATTGAAACACGCTTTACATCAAAAAACAATATTGAAACCCTGACATTGGATCCAAAGACAAATGACTTGTTGATCGCACCAAAGGATAGGGATTTCGAGGACGGTTTTAAAGGTATCTACCGCGTTTCGATAGATGGTCATGAAACCGATGCCCAGCCATTCATAAAAATTTACATGAATGATGCTGCTTTTACCAGCCATCAAAAAAAGAAAATATATAAAACATTTAGGCCTTCAGAGGTTGCAGTTCACCCTAAAACGGGAGAATATTATCTATTGGAAGGGAAAGATCCAAAACTGGTAATACTTGATGCAGATGGGGCTATCAAGACCGTCCACAAGCTCGATAAGGATACCTTCGCCCAGCCCGAAGGGATTACATTCGACCCAGATGGCACATTATATATTTCTAACGAATCTGGGGATAATGAAGCAACTATTTTACAAGTAAGTTTTAAATAA
- a CDS encoding TVP38/TMEM64 family protein, protein MILGIVGCYFFIPTIREFMDTAWSVLTSDDEQHIQEWVSGFGWLGPILLILAMVVQMFLIVIPTIALMVVSILAYGPIWGSVIVLMAVFAASSVGYFIGRYLGKNFITKLLGEKTENKITKFIESYGSWAVIITRLNPLLSNDAISFIAGLLKMGYWKFIGATMVGILPLTVFIAILGKYTEQLKTGLLWGSILSLSIFICYVLLKKYIIIADDHSLIE, encoded by the coding sequence TTGATACTTGGCATTGTGGGGTGTTACTTTTTTATACCGACCATAAGGGAATTTATGGACACAGCTTGGTCAGTTTTAACAAGTGATGATGAGCAGCATATCCAGGAATGGGTTTCGGGATTTGGATGGTTAGGCCCTATTCTTTTGATATTGGCAATGGTAGTACAGATGTTTTTAATAGTCATACCCACTATTGCCCTGATGGTCGTTTCTATTTTGGCGTATGGGCCCATATGGGGAAGTGTTATAGTTCTAATGGCTGTTTTTGCTGCTTCCTCTGTAGGATATTTTATTGGCCGATATTTGGGTAAAAACTTCATCACAAAATTATTGGGGGAAAAGACAGAAAATAAAATCACAAAATTTATAGAAAGCTATGGCTCCTGGGCAGTTATCATAACAAGGCTCAACCCATTGTTATCAAATGATGCCATAAGTTTTATAGCTGGGTTGTTAAAAATGGGGTATTGGAAGTTCATAGGGGCAACAATGGTAGGTATTTTACCCCTTACAGTATTCATAGCAATTTTAGGCAAATATACAGAACAGTTAAAAACGGGACTTTTATGGGGATCTATTTTGAGCTTGTCAATATTTATTTGCTATGTTTTATTGAAAAAATATATAATAATTGCTGATGACCATAGTTTAATTGAATAG
- a CDS encoding GreA/GreB family elongation factor, which produces MKYGSLILEKKEYVLLKRLMNLAAPHRDMVEKNAVKRLNEELSGALIVDEQDVPSDVVRFNSTVTIKAGEWNRTIQLVIPSERDTKSDKISIMSLMGMVLIGYSTGDHLKWEFPNGTKELSIVKVKQSGTPTASSILI; this is translated from the coding sequence ATGAAATACGGAAGTTTGATCCTTGAAAAAAAGGAATATGTTCTATTAAAAAGGCTGATGAACCTGGCTGCACCACATAGAGATATGGTTGAAAAAAATGCCGTGAAAAGGCTAAATGAGGAACTATCCGGGGCCCTTATCGTGGATGAGCAGGACGTGCCATCCGATGTGGTACGCTTCAACAGTACGGTTACAATTAAGGCAGGGGAATGGAACAGGACCATTCAATTGGTAATACCCTCCGAGAGGGATACCAAGAGCGATAAGATTTCCATTATGTCCCTTATGGGAATGGTGCTCATAGGATATTCCACCGGTGATCACTTAAAATGGGAATTTCCCAATGGGACCAAGGAACTCTCCATTGTGAAGGTGAAACAGTCCGGCACCCCAACGGCCTCCTCGATCCTGATTTAA
- a CDS encoding Glu/Leu/Phe/Val family dehydrogenase: MELKEMNRKLKNHPEPKKNATGMVENVMEQFNTAADHINLNPNIRKILAVTNNELIIHFPAKRDNGDVEIFTGYRVQHNNALGPYKGGLRYHDTVDIDAARALAMWMTWKTSLAGLPYGGAKGGIKINPKLYTQSELERITRRFTYALGENIGPEHDIPAPDVNTNAQTMAWIADTYMSTKSPSERSTYQHVVTGKPVGSGGLEGRDRATGYGVFLCIKLWMEEKNIDITGKRFIVQGFGNVGYWAALFMEKAGAVMVGVQDAFASIYTSTGIDVETLYGHIKANEGSVQNYPEANQIDKDDFFGLDCDIIIPAALGNQITQDNAPSIKAILIAEGANGPTNVEGEKILLNRGVAIIPDILCNSGGVITSYFEWLQNRNGELWKLEEVMEKLETKLGASFHNVLRAAEERNIDMRTAAYIIAIERIEKAYVQRGIFP, from the coding sequence ATGGAATTAAAAGAAATGAACAGAAAGTTGAAAAATCATCCAGAACCAAAGAAAAATGCTACCGGAATGGTTGAAAATGTGATGGAACAGTTCAATACCGCCGCTGATCACATAAATCTCAATCCCAATATACGCAAGATCCTTGCGGTGACCAACAATGAACTTATTATTCACTTTCCTGCTAAGCGGGATAATGGGGATGTCGAAATATTTACTGGGTATCGCGTGCAACATAATAATGCTCTTGGCCCTTATAAAGGAGGGCTGCGCTATCATGACACGGTGGATATAGATGCAGCGAGGGCACTCGCCATGTGGATGACCTGGAAAACGTCATTGGCTGGGTTACCATATGGCGGTGCCAAAGGGGGGATAAAAATCAATCCTAAACTTTATACGCAGTCTGAACTTGAACGTATAACAAGACGTTTTACCTACGCCCTGGGCGAAAATATAGGGCCAGAGCACGATATACCGGCACCAGATGTAAACACCAATGCGCAGACCATGGCCTGGATAGCAGATACTTATATGTCTACGAAAAGCCCGTCTGAACGTTCTACCTATCAACATGTGGTGACTGGAAAACCTGTGGGCTCAGGCGGACTGGAAGGGAGGGACCGTGCCACAGGTTACGGTGTGTTCCTTTGTATAAAGTTATGGATGGAAGAAAAAAATATAGATATAACAGGTAAACGTTTCATCGTTCAGGGTTTTGGCAATGTAGGCTATTGGGCCGCACTTTTTATGGAAAAAGCAGGAGCGGTGATGGTTGGGGTGCAGGATGCGTTTGCCAGTATATATACCAGTACCGGGATCGATGTGGAAACCCTATATGGTCACATCAAAGCCAACGAAGGAAGCGTGCAAAACTATCCGGAAGCGAACCAGATTGATAAAGATGACTTCTTTGGTCTTGATTGCGACATTATAATCCCAGCTGCGCTGGGCAACCAGATCACTCAAGATAATGCCCCCTCCATCAAAGCCATTCTCATTGCCGAGGGTGCAAATGGTCCTACCAATGTGGAAGGTGAAAAGATACTTTTAAATAGAGGGGTGGCCATTATCCCGGATATACTGTGTAATTCGGGCGGCGTGATCACAAGTTATTTTGAATGGTTGCAAAACCGAAATGGTGAACTCTGGAAACTTGAAGAAGTCATGGAAAAGCTGGAAACAAAACTGGGTGCCAGTTTTCATAATGTCCTAAGGGCGGCAGAGGAGCGCAACATAGATATGCGCACCGCTGCATATATAATCGCCATTGAGCGTATAGAAAAAGCCTATGTACAACGGGGGATTTTCCCATAA
- the nhaA gene encoding Na+/H+ antiporter NhaA has protein sequence MIKKITGKSLLQKFVQIESWGGILLILTTLIALFWANSPFSEHYENLWNYNLGVRLEGFELNKPLLLWINDGLMTIFFFLIGLEIKREVLIGELNTLKKLSFPLFGALGGMLIPVAFFLVLNQNDDTFKGWGIPMATDIAFSLAILNALGSRVPLSLKVFLTAFAIVDDLGAVLVIAAFYSGSVNLAMIAWAFGLLFFLYFLSYKGYFSKFIMISLGVVIWILFLKSGVHPTLAGVLLAFSVPIGQNINTSEFLENLTTITSNIKNAVISQKPILSSEQIQQIEDLQDWTERYQSPLQNMEHSLHGWVAYLIIPLFALANAGINIISTTNMDTGLILNIVICLVLGKSIGVTTTVFLAKKLGLTEIPEDISMSHIIGASFLAGIGFTMAIFVSNLAFDGDVIFNLSSKMGILIGSFVAAAIGYLVLRFNRTKDI, from the coding sequence ATGATTAAAAAAATTACAGGTAAATCATTATTACAGAAATTTGTTCAAATAGAAAGTTGGGGTGGCATATTATTGATCCTAACAACCCTAATTGCCCTATTTTGGGCGAATTCGCCCTTTTCCGAACATTATGAGAACCTGTGGAATTATAACTTAGGGGTTAGACTGGAGGGGTTCGAGCTTAATAAGCCGCTCCTTTTATGGATCAATGATGGGTTGATGACAATTTTCTTCTTTTTGATAGGTCTTGAGATCAAGCGGGAAGTACTAATAGGAGAACTGAATACTTTAAAGAAATTATCTTTCCCGCTCTTTGGGGCTCTTGGCGGCATGTTAATACCTGTTGCATTTTTCCTTGTATTAAATCAAAATGATGATACATTTAAGGGTTGGGGCATACCAATGGCGACTGATATAGCGTTCTCCCTGGCAATCCTAAACGCTCTGGGCAGTAGGGTACCCTTAAGCCTAAAAGTATTCTTGACCGCCTTTGCAATTGTAGATGATCTGGGTGCTGTTCTCGTTATTGCCGCTTTTTATAGCGGGTCAGTTAATCTTGCAATGATCGCATGGGCCTTTGGACTACTTTTTTTCTTATACTTCCTTTCCTATAAAGGGTACTTCTCTAAATTCATAATGATATCGCTTGGCGTCGTCATATGGATTTTATTCCTAAAATCTGGTGTTCATCCTACCCTAGCAGGGGTATTACTTGCTTTTTCAGTGCCCATTGGACAAAATATTAACACCTCTGAATTTTTAGAAAACCTTACTACCATTACCTCAAATATAAAAAATGCTGTTATCTCCCAAAAACCTATCTTAAGCAGTGAGCAAATTCAACAAATAGAAGACTTACAAGATTGGACCGAACGTTATCAATCACCATTACAAAATATGGAACACAGCCTTCATGGATGGGTCGCCTATTTGATAATCCCACTATTTGCGCTGGCCAATGCGGGGATAAATATTATTAGCACTACAAATATGGATACTGGACTTATTTTAAACATTGTCATATGTCTGGTACTAGGTAAGAGTATTGGTGTGACAACAACGGTATTTCTTGCCAAAAAACTGGGCCTTACTGAAATACCGGAAGATATTTCAATGTCGCACATAATAGGGGCTTCTTTTCTGGCGGGTATAGGGTTTACTATGGCCATATTTGTTTCCAATTTAGCGTTCGATGGTGATGTGATCTTTAACCTATCTTCAAAAATGGGTATTCTTATAGGATCATTTGTAGCAGCAGCTATTGGTTATCTCGTATTGAGGTTCAATCGAACTAAAGATATTTAG